A portion of the Glycine max cultivar Williams 82 chromosome 10, Glycine_max_v4.0, whole genome shotgun sequence genome contains these proteins:
- the LOC100499964 gene encoding glycolipid transfer protein 1-like, which translates to MEGTVFTPALQEIEHVKSDQGEILSKPFLDACKHILPVIDKFGAAMALVKSDIGGNISRLETMYSSNPSRFNYLYSLVQVEVETKTAKSSSSCTNGLLWLTRAMDFLVALFRNLIEHEDWPMSQACTDSYNKTLKKWHGWLASSSFTVVMKLAPDRKKFMNVIGGTGDINADIEKFCTTFSPLLQEIHKFLARFRLDDMKAS; encoded by the exons ATGGAGGGGACTGTCTTCACTCCTGCACTGCAAGAAATTGAGCATGTAAAGTCTGATCAAGGAGAAATTCTGAGCAAGCCTTTCTTGGATGCGTGCAAGCACATATTGCCTGTAATAG ATAAGTTTGGAGCTGCTATGGCCCTTGTTAAATCTGACATAGGTGGTAACATATCG AGATTGGAAACTATGTATTCTTCCAATCCATCCAGATTTAACTACCTGTACAGTTTGGTACAGGTAGAGGTTGAAACTAAAACAGCTAAATCATCATCCAGTTGTACCAATGGACTTCTTTGGCTGACAAG AGCAATGGATTTCTTGGTGGCTTTGTTCCGAAACTTAATCGAGCATGAAGATTGGCCAATGTCACAAGCATGTACAGATTCGTATAACAAGACTCTGAAGAAGTGGCATGGTTGGCTTGCTAGTTCAAGCTTCACG GTTGTCATGAAGCTTGCTCCTGATAGGAAGAAGTTTATGAACGTGATAGGAGGCACTGGCGATATCAATGCTGATATCGAGAAATTTTGTACAACCTTTTCTCCTCTCCTTCAAGAGATTCACAAGTTTTTG GCTCGATTTCGCTTAGATGATATGAAGGCATCATGA
- the LOC100808922 gene encoding CRIB domain-containing protein RIC1 yields the protein MHHHQHLLISGRLINFWCKYINELYLHKLMPTKVKGLLKYISQIFEEKEEEFQIGLPTDVRHVAHIGSDDPSANAPSWMNDIKRGKEPPSGNPTQTVEECEKKSSSNSKRSKIRNHLIPKSRHTSIDIDPDAPKQKPIRRHNRSSDPSADSSNHESSSGGYRRRRGSNHGVESSSSQDMPPTGVKTNRRKSKASENSSVKKPSSRRSSKVDSLTDISISDFGSGSGPESGLTAIRI from the exons ATGCACCACCACCAGCACCTTTTAATTAGTGGAAGGTTAATTAATTTCTGGTGTAAATATATCAACGAGCTTTATCTACATAAATTAATGCCGACCAAGGTGAAAGGCCTCCTTAAATACATATCCCAAATATTCG aagagaaagaagaagaatttcAAATTGGGTTGCCAACTGATGTAAGGCATGTGGCACATATTGGATCAGATGATCCATCTGCAAATGCACCAAGCTGG ATGAACGATATCAAACGAGGAAAAGAACCCCCATCAGGAAACCCTACTCAGACAGTTGAAG AATGTGAGAAAAAGTCATCATCAAATTCCAAACGTTCCAAAATCCGCAACCACCTGATTCCCAAGTCCCGACACACTTCAATCGACATTGATCCTGATGCGCCCAAACAAAAGCCCATACGCCGCCACAATCGCTCCTCGGACCCCTCTGCCGACTCCTCCAACCATGAGTCCTCTAGTGGTGGCTACCGCCGTCGTCGTGGATCCAACCATGGTGTAGAGTCTTCGTCATCACAGGATATGCCACCGACTGGTGTCAAAACAAACCGAAGAAAATCAAAGGCCTCTGAAAACAGTTCGGTGAAGAAGCCTTCGTCTCGAAGATCATCCAAAGTAGATTCTCTAACTGATATTTCTATTTCAGATTTTGGGTCTGGCTCTGGACCCGAAAGTGGGCTTACAGCCATTAGGATTTAA
- the LOC100809470 gene encoding KIN14B-interacting protein At4g14310: protein MATRRGGGDDGATVRPRPLSASRRFPSPSLPLQKENTNPRRSTSRSNPRGRSSSPSDLPRPTVQKPTPTALIPRLSSTQKPKPSTTTTRSSLEKLNNNHPHNITTTSRLHEKLAFLEGKVKRIASDIKKTKEMLDMNNPDASKVILSDIQDKISGIEKAMVHVVSNKETKNDAVQVAAKDKSLAKGLKLNTEELEARLFPHQKLLRDRTVVKDKGSVVEEEKVLSPVDDNLVAVEFLALIDKEKEKVNAGEDVKERGGGGNVKRNNGIDVLLGADEKLEDFDDDQENKENKEETLVEEEMDEAFNFRLNGIGTNVATGGWFVNEGEAVLLAHLDGSCTYYDITNCEEKAVYMPPPEVSPNIWRDCWVVRAPGSDGCSGRFVVAASAGNTMDSGFCSWDFYTKEVCALQVDAGTASSRIALGPLPNNIRRNSTSSIVTAEATKWWYRPCGPLIVSTASSQKAVKVFDVRDGEQIMKWDVQMPVLTMDYSSPLQWRNRGKVVVAESESISLWDVNSLTPQALLSVPTGGQKVSALHVSNTDAELGGGVRKRVSSSDAEGNDGVFCTSDSINVLDFRQPSGVGLRISKHGVNVQSVFSRGDSVFLGCSSTSSTGKKQTSLLQQFSLRRQGLFTTYALPESNAHSHHAAISQVWGNSDFVMGVCGLGLFVFDTVKDDALRVLNMDYSSDQSFREVIGPDDMYCPSFDYLGSRALLISRDRPAMWRHLIV from the exons ATGGCCACTCGCCGCGGCGGCGGAGATGACGGCGCCACCGTCCGTCCCCGCCCCCTCTCCGCCTCTCGCCGCTTCCCTTCCCCTTCCCTTCCTCTCCAGAAAGAAAACACCAACCCTCGCCGCTCCACTTCCCGTTCCAACCCTCGCGGCCGCAGCTCCAGCCCCTCCGATCTCCCCCGCCCCACCGTCCAAAAGCCCACCCCCACCGCCCTAATTCCCAGACTTTCCTCCACCCAAAAGCCCAAaccttccaccaccaccaccagatCCAGCCTCGAAAAACTCAACAATAATCACCCCCACAACATAACCACCACCAGCAGGCTTCACGAGAAGCTCGCGTTTCTCGAAGGCAAAGTAAAGCGGATAGCTTCCGACATAAAGAAGACTAAAGAAATGCTCGACATGAACAACCCTGATGCCTCCAAGGTGATCCTCTCCGACATTCAAGACAAGATCTCCGGAATCGAGAAGGCCATGGTTCATGTCGTTTCTAACAAGGAAACCAAAAATGACGCGGTTCAAGTCGCTGCTAAAGACAAGAGCTTGGCGAAAGGGTTGAAATTGAACACCGAGGAACTTGAGGCAAGGTTGTTCCCTCACCAGAAACTGCTTCGTGACAGGACAGTGGTTAAGGATAAGGGCTCTGTGGTGGAGGAAGAGAAGGTGCTGAGTCCGGTTGACGATAATTTGGTTGCGGTCGAGTTTTTGGCTCTGATtgataaagagaaagagaaggtgAATGCTGGGGAGGATGTGAAGGAAAGGGGTGGAGGTGGGAATGTTAAGAGGAACAATGGCATTGATGTGCTGCTCGGGGCGGATGAGAAGCTCGAGGATTTCGATGATGATCAGGAGAATAAGGAGAACAAGGAAGAGACGCTTGTTGAGGAGGAGATGGATGAGGCTTTCAATTTTAGGCTGAATGGGATTGGTACCAATGTTGCTACCGGTGGCTGGTTCGTCAACGAAGGCGAGGCTGTCCTCCTTGCTCACCTTGATGGTTCTTGTACCTATTATGATATTACCAATTGTGAG GAAAAAGCTGTATATATGCCACCCCCAGAAGTTTCACCCAACATATGGAGAGATTGTTGGGTAGTTCGTGCCCCTGGTTCCGATGGTTGCTCTGGAAGGTTTGTAGTAGCTGCATCTGCTGGCAATACTATGGATTCAGGATTTTGCTCATGGGACTTTTACACCAAAGAAGTGTGTGCTTTACAAGTTGATGCTGGAACAGCCTCCTCAAGAATTGCACTTGGACCCTTACCTAACAATATTAGAAGAAATTCTACATCTAGCATTGTGACAGCAGAAGCTACGAAGTGGTGGTATAGGCCCTGTGGACCTCTCATCGTGTCTACGGCCAGCTCACAGAAAGCTGTGAAGGTTTTTGATGTTCGCGATGGAGAGCAAATAATGAAATGGGATGTTCAGATGCCCGTTTTAACAATGGATTATTCTAGCCCTTTGCAATGGAGGAACAGAGGGAAAGTAGTGGTAGCTGAATCTGAATCCATTTCTTTGTGGGATGTGAACTCACTCACTCCTCAAGCTCTGCTCTCTGTTCCTACAGGCGGGCAAAAAGTTTCCGCTCTCCACGTGAGCAACACTGATGCAGAATTGGGTGGAGGGGTTCGCAAAAG AGTAAGTTCATCTGATGCTGAAGGAAATGATGGTGTGTTCTGCACCTCAGATTCTATTAACGTGTTGGACTTTCGCCAGCCATCTGGTGTAGGTCTCAGGATATCAAAACACGGTGTCAATGTGCAATCAGTTTTCTCTCGTGGGGATTCTGTGTTCCTTGGTTGCTCCAGCACAAGTTCAACGGGCAAGAAGCAGACCTCACTGCTGCAACAATTTTCACTGCGCAGACAAGGACTTTTTACAACCTATGCTCTTCCAGAATCCAATGCACACTCACACCATGCAGCAATCTCCCAAGTTTGGGGCAATTCTGACTTTGTCATGGGTGTTTGTGGCCTAGGACTGTTTGTGTTTGATACAGTGAAAGATGATGCACTAAGGGTTCTCAACATGGATTACTCTAGTGATCAAAGTTTTAGAGAAGTTATTGGTCCGGATGACATGTATTGTCCTTCCTTTGATTATCTTGGATCTCGTGCTCTTCTGATATCAAGAGATCGACCAGCTATGTGGAGGCATCTGATAGTTTGA